In Hypomesus transpacificus isolate Combined female chromosome 25, fHypTra1, whole genome shotgun sequence, one DNA window encodes the following:
- the LOC124487149 gene encoding uncharacterized protein LOC124487149 isoform X3 has translation MVPLYSILLFSNLCAAELVNILQPDPFQTADLGDIITIECLITTKIHFFVWYKLTTGAKLDSSVFQQPIFESVQPGDSVTLNCAIHTETCPGEHSVYWFRHGSGESRPGIIYTHGGRSDQCEKSPEAGSPTQSCVYNLDKRNLSLSDAGTYYCAVASCGEILFGNGTMLDIEDNESPSDLNLTVISLVVSNILLGTVAFLLAWFICKSQRSINRAAKINTKTHRNQHQDRDELNYSAVSFAPRGPTSRQMRVKTSSETAVYSEVRYLQQE, from the exons ATGGTTCCACTATACAGCATACTTCTCTTCTCTAACTTAT GTGCGGCTGAATTGGTTAACATTTTGCAGCCTGATCCATTCCAAACTGCAGACCTAGGAGACATCATTACAATTGAATGCCTAATAACCACTAAAATACACTTTTTTGTGTGGTATAAGTTGACCACTG gtGCCAAGTTGGACAGTTCTGTTTTCCAGCAACCTATCTTTGAGTCAGTCCAGCCAGGAGACTCTGTAACTCTGAACTGTGCAATACACACTGAGACCTGTCCTGGAGAACACAGTGTCTATTGGTTCAGACATGGCTCAGGAGAATCCCGTCCAGGAATTATTTACACCCATGGAGGCAGGAGTGATCAGTGTGAGAAGAGCCCTGAGGCTGGGTCTCCTACACAGAGCTGTGTCTACAACCTCGACAAGAGGAACCTCAGCCTCTCTGATGCTGGGACTTACTACTGTGCTGTGGCCTCATGTGGGGAGATACTGTTTGGAAATGGAACCATGCTGGATATTGAAG ATAATGAATCTCCCTCTGATCTGAATCTTACTGTTATCTCATTGGTGGTGTCCAACATTCTTCTTGGGACAGTGGCTTTTCTACTTGCATGGTTTATTTGCAAAAGTCAGCGCAGCATTAACAGAG CAGCCAAGATCAACACAAAGACTCACAGAAATCAG CACCAGGACAGAGATGAGTTGAACTATTCTGCTGTGAGTTTTGCCCCCAGAGGCCCAACCTCCAGACAGATGAGAGTGAAGACCAGCAGTGAAACTGCAGTGTATTCTGAGGTCAGATACCTCCAGCAGGAGTGA
- the LOC124487157 gene encoding uncharacterized protein LOC124487157 isoform X1: protein MNSPFHVFKRTNCFHTICCVSRSAPRMKHTPFPALLVHWLCWTTVELGSTMVPSMVARPGDNVTLQCVHINRVEAHMAWFKQVNRSKPLCIASIYSSSPNDVKYYNGFQDRRLDMRYNSTLMFLTIREVDLSDSGLYFCGKMDVYMSFTNVTFLEIKVSEDAINHGTKLCTDKDGSMSMFPLVLILGGVTAVFLLVILLLLFHISRGRDARNTGSISQQQDEQVQDSGELIYAPLKFTSKRKKGQRTRKMDLETQVVYAATR, encoded by the exons ATGAACAGTCCCTTTCATGTCTTTAAAAGGACTAACTGCTTTCATACCATATGCTGCGTGAGTAGATCAGCACCCAGGATGAAGCATACACCATTCCCAGCTCTTCTAGTGCACTGGTTGT GTTGGACCACTGTTGAGTTGGGTTCTACAATGGTCCCCTCAATGGTGGCACGTCCTGGGGATAATGTCACCCTCCAATGCGTCCACATCAACAGGGTTGAGGCACACATGGCCTGGTTCAAACAAGTAAACCGATCCAAGCCCTTGTGTATCGCTTCCATATACAGCTCTAGCCCTAATGATGTCAAGTATTATAATGGATTTCAAGATAGGCGCTTAGATATGAGGTACAACAGCACTTTAATGTTTCTCACAATCAGAGAGGTGGATTTATCTGACTCTGGCTTGTATTTCTGTGGAAAGATGGATGTTTACATGAGTTTCACCAATGTGACATTCCTCGAAATCAAAG TTTCCGAGGACGCCATTAACCATGGTACAAAGTTATGCACAGACA AAGATGGAAGTATGAGTATGTTTCCACTGGTCCTGATCCTGGGTGGTGTGACTGCTGTCTTCCTCCTGGTCATCCTCCTACTGCTTTTTCATATCAGCCGAGGCAGAGATGCACGCAACACAG GTTCTATCTCTCAACAACAAGATGAACAG gtccaAGATTCTGGTGAACTGATTTACGCACCTTTGAAGTTTACCTCCAAGAGAAAGAAGGGACAAAGAACAAGAAAGATGGATCTGGAAACTCAAGTGGTGTACGCTGCCACAAGATGA
- the LOC124487155 gene encoding uncharacterized protein LOC124487155: MKCRRHLSLLMTLLLVDMIFMQEVKQSVPQDNGVKSVNVGDTVTLHCFYQGVMAMHFSWYRQTLGDKPQLVSTMYKYEQKARLHNEFEDNPRFSVQCNDGTNHLTISDVQPSDTAMYFCGSAHSNVVVFVDNVFLNVKGSDSITIVQQPVTESMQSGDSMTLNCTIHTDTCTGEHSVYWFRHGSGESRPGILYTHGSRNDQCEKSPEAGSPTQSCVYNLPKRNLSLSDAGTYYCALALCGETLFGNGTMLDLIPLSIDHIIIFVFLSIMRTAVVLCTFVIFFVTYVARK, from the exons ATGAAGTGTCGGAGACACCTTTCACTGTTGATGACATTACTTCTAGTAGACATGA TTTTCATGCAAGAAGTGAAACAGTCTGTACCGCAGGACAATGGTGTCAAGTCTGTCAATGTTGGAGACACGGTAACTCTGCATTGCTTCTACCAAGGTGTTATGGCAATGCACTTTTCTTGGTACCGGCAAACCCTAGGAGATAAACCACAGCTGGTATCTACAATGTATAAGTATGAACAAAAAGCCAGACTGCACAATGAGTTTGAGGACAATCCTCGCTTCTCTGTGCAATGTAATGACGGAACAAATCACCTGACAATCTCAGACGTTCAACCTTCAGATACAGCTATGTATTTCTGTGGAAGCGCACACTCCAACGTTGTAGTATTCGTTGACAACGTCTTTCTCAATGTAAAAG GGTCCGACAGTATAACCATTGTCCAGCAGCCAGTGACTGAGTCAATGCAGTCAGGAGACTCTATGACTCTGAACTGTACAATACACACTGATACCTGTACAGGAGAACACAGTGTCTATTGGTTCAGACATGGCTCAGGAGAATCCCGTCCAGGAATCCTTTACACCCATGGAAGCAGGAATGATCAGTGTGAGAAGAGCCCTGAGGCTGGGTCTCCTACACAGAGCTGTGTCTACAACCTCCCCAAGAGGAACCTCAGCCTCTCTGATGCTGGGACTTACTACTGTGCTTTGGCCTTATGTGGGGAGACACTGTTTGGAAATGGGACCATGCTGGATCTTATACCACTTAGTATAGACCATATAAtaatctttgtctttctctccatcatGAGAACTGCAGTTGTCCTCTGCACTTTTGTCATCTTTTTTGTCACCTATGTTGCAAGAAAATAA
- the LOC124487149 gene encoding uncharacterized protein LOC124487149 isoform X1, with product MVPLYSILLFSNLCAAELVNILQPDPFQTADLGDIITIECLITTKIHFFVWYKLTTGKKLKLVAKVNRYSNRVKFADEFDSGQFTILLDQTKCHLRIQSTKPEDHGIYYCGVMVLDTIEFGSGTFLMVKGAKLDSSVFQQPIFESVQPGDSVTLNCAIHTETCPGEHSVYWFRHGSGESRPGIIYTHGGRSDQCEKSPEAGSPTQSCVYNLDKRNLSLSDAGTYYCAVASCGEILFGNGTMLDIEDNESPSDLNLTVISLVVSNILLGTVAFLLAWFICKSQRSINRAAKINTKTHRNQHQDRDELNYSAVSFAPRGPTSRQMRVKTSSETAVYSEVRYLQQE from the exons ATGGTTCCACTATACAGCATACTTCTCTTCTCTAACTTAT GTGCGGCTGAATTGGTTAACATTTTGCAGCCTGATCCATTCCAAACTGCAGACCTAGGAGACATCATTACAATTGAATGCCTAATAACCACTAAAATACACTTTTTTGTGTGGTATAAGTTGACCACTGGTAAGAAACTGAAGCTTGTAGCCAAGGTAAACCGCTATTCGAACCGTGTTAAATTTGCTGATGAATTTGACAGTGGCCAATTTACTATACTTTTGGACCAAACAAAATGTCACCTAAGAATACAGTCAACAAAGCCAGAAGACCATGGGATTTATTACTGTGGAGTCATGGTTTTGGATACCATAGAGTTTGGATCAGGGACATTTTTAATGGTTAAAG gtGCCAAGTTGGACAGTTCTGTTTTCCAGCAACCTATCTTTGAGTCAGTCCAGCCAGGAGACTCTGTAACTCTGAACTGTGCAATACACACTGAGACCTGTCCTGGAGAACACAGTGTCTATTGGTTCAGACATGGCTCAGGAGAATCCCGTCCAGGAATTATTTACACCCATGGAGGCAGGAGTGATCAGTGTGAGAAGAGCCCTGAGGCTGGGTCTCCTACACAGAGCTGTGTCTACAACCTCGACAAGAGGAACCTCAGCCTCTCTGATGCTGGGACTTACTACTGTGCTGTGGCCTCATGTGGGGAGATACTGTTTGGAAATGGAACCATGCTGGATATTGAAG ATAATGAATCTCCCTCTGATCTGAATCTTACTGTTATCTCATTGGTGGTGTCCAACATTCTTCTTGGGACAGTGGCTTTTCTACTTGCATGGTTTATTTGCAAAAGTCAGCGCAGCATTAACAGAG CAGCCAAGATCAACACAAAGACTCACAGAAATCAG CACCAGGACAGAGATGAGTTGAACTATTCTGCTGTGAGTTTTGCCCCCAGAGGCCCAACCTCCAGACAGATGAGAGTGAAGACCAGCAGTGAAACTGCAGTGTATTCTGAGGTCAGATACCTCCAGCAGGAGTGA
- the LOC124487149 gene encoding uncharacterized protein LOC124487149 isoform X2: protein MVPLYSILLFSNLCAAELVNILQPDPFQTADLGDIITIECLITTKIHFFVWYKLTTGKKLKLVAKVNRYSNRVKFADEFDSGQFTILLDQTKCHLRIQSTKPEDHGIYYCGVMVLDTIEFGSGTFLMVKGAKLDSSVFQQPIFESVQPGDSVTLNCAIHTETCPGEHSVYWFRHGSGESRPGIIYTHGGRSDQCEKSPEAGSPTQSCVYNLDKRNLSLSDAGTYYCAVASCGEILFGNGTMLDIEDNESPSDLNLTVISLVVSNILLGTVAFLLAWFICKSQRSINRAPGQR, encoded by the exons ATGGTTCCACTATACAGCATACTTCTCTTCTCTAACTTAT GTGCGGCTGAATTGGTTAACATTTTGCAGCCTGATCCATTCCAAACTGCAGACCTAGGAGACATCATTACAATTGAATGCCTAATAACCACTAAAATACACTTTTTTGTGTGGTATAAGTTGACCACTGGTAAGAAACTGAAGCTTGTAGCCAAGGTAAACCGCTATTCGAACCGTGTTAAATTTGCTGATGAATTTGACAGTGGCCAATTTACTATACTTTTGGACCAAACAAAATGTCACCTAAGAATACAGTCAACAAAGCCAGAAGACCATGGGATTTATTACTGTGGAGTCATGGTTTTGGATACCATAGAGTTTGGATCAGGGACATTTTTAATGGTTAAAG gtGCCAAGTTGGACAGTTCTGTTTTCCAGCAACCTATCTTTGAGTCAGTCCAGCCAGGAGACTCTGTAACTCTGAACTGTGCAATACACACTGAGACCTGTCCTGGAGAACACAGTGTCTATTGGTTCAGACATGGCTCAGGAGAATCCCGTCCAGGAATTATTTACACCCATGGAGGCAGGAGTGATCAGTGTGAGAAGAGCCCTGAGGCTGGGTCTCCTACACAGAGCTGTGTCTACAACCTCGACAAGAGGAACCTCAGCCTCTCTGATGCTGGGACTTACTACTGTGCTGTGGCCTCATGTGGGGAGATACTGTTTGGAAATGGAACCATGCTGGATATTGAAG ATAATGAATCTCCCTCTGATCTGAATCTTACTGTTATCTCATTGGTGGTGTCCAACATTCTTCTTGGGACAGTGGCTTTTCTACTTGCATGGTTTATTTGCAAAAGTCAGCGCAGCATTAACAGAG CACCAGGACAGAGATGA
- the LOC124487156 gene encoding uncharacterized protein LOC124487156 isoform X2, whose translation MTLASIIHSDTLKTFTPGQTVDLECIITEELNYYHWFKLTPGQAPVCMVSFYVNSVEPTLLGEFNNKSRYTFRKIGSRLTMAISNAGMSDVGTYYCAVRNYDEITFGSGVYLMHEVSNSRSVVQQPVSESVQPGDSVTLNCTIPTETCSGEHSVYWFRHGSGESHPGILYTHGGRSDQCEKSPEAGSPTQSCVYNLPKRNLSLSDAGTYYCAVASCGEILFGNGTMLDVKLVDEDQMRILVLLSIIRTGVLLCCLIIFVTLYFKKK comes from the exons ATGACACTTGCTAGTATTATTCACTCTGATACTCTGAAGACCTTTACTCCTGGACAAACAGTTGATTTGGAGTGTATCATCACCGAGGAACTGAACTACTACCACTGGTTCAAGTTGACCCCTGGACAAGCTCCTGTGTGCATGGTGTCTTTTTACGTCAACTCTGTGGAGCCTACACTCCTGGGGGAGTTCAATAACAAGTCCAGGTACACGTTCAGGAAGATAGGAAGCAGGCTTACTATGGCCATCTCTAATGCTGGGATGTCTGATGTAGGAACGTATTACTGTGCTGTTCGAAATTATGATGAAATCACCTTCGGCAGTGGAGTATATCTGATGCATGAGG TTTCCAACAGCAGGTCAGTTGTCCAGCAGCCAGTGTCTGAATCAGTCCAGCCAGGAGACTCTGTTACTCTGAATTGCACAATACCCACTGAGACCTGTTCTGGAGAACACAGTGTCTATTGGTTCAGACATGGCTCAGGAGAATCCCATCCAGGAATTCTTTACACCCATGGAGGCAGAAGTGATCAGTGTGAGAAGAGCCCTGAGGCTGGGTCTCCTACACAGAGCTGTGTCTACAACCTCCCCAAGAGGAACCTCAGCCTCTCTGATGCTGGAACTTACTACTGTGCTGTGGCCTCATGTGGAGAGATTCTGTTTGGAAATGGGACCATGCTGGATGTTAAATTAGTTGATGAAGACCAGATGAGAATCCTggtccttctctccatcatAAGAACCGGAGTTCTACTGTGCTGCCTGATCATCTTTGTCACTCTTTATTTCAAGAAGAAATAG
- the LOC124487154 gene encoding uncharacterized protein LOC124487154, which yields MTPLKITTIGLIVALLGELAYALDVRQDPMFISVGESVTLTCSHNLSGQTVVLSWYKQTLGHKPQLISSSFKNNPNGTYYNEFKDNPRFSVHIASNKLHLRMSDVQLSDSATYYCTSSYSNQMDFAEEAILNVKGSGIQHSVQQPASLSVQLGDSVTLNCTIHTETCPGEHSVYWFRRGSRESRPGILYTHGGRSDQCEKSSKAGSPTQSCVYNLPKRNLSLSDAGTYYCAVASCGDIVYGEGTELDIKLVGEDQMRILVLLSIMRTGVLFCCLFIVIVFCFIKKSSYPSL from the exons ATGACACCTTTAAAGATTACCACTATTGGGTTGATAGTTGCACTTCTTGGAGAATTGG CCTATGCTCTGGATGTACGTCAGGATCCTATGTTCATCAGTGTTGGGGAATCAGTTACGTTAACCTGCTCACATAATTTAAGTGGACAAACAGTAGTCTTGTCTTGGTACAAACAAACTTTGGGACATAAACCTCAGCTCATATCTTCATCGTTTAAGAATAATCCAAATGGCACATATTACAATGAATTCAAGGATAACCCTCGTTTCTCAGTTCACATCGCCAGCAACAAACTTCACTTAAGGATGTCAGATGTGCAATTATCAGATTCAGCTACATATTACTGTACCAGTTCCTATTCCAACCAAATGGACTTTGCAGAGGAAGCCATTCTCAATGTAAAAGGCTCTGGTATACAACATTCTGTCCAGCAGCCAGCGTCTCTGTCAGTCCAGCTAGGAGACTCTGTTACTCTGAACTGTACAATACACACTGAGACCTGTCCTGGAGAACACAGTGTCTATTGGTTCAGACGTGGCTCAAGAGAATCCCGTCCAGGAATCCTTTACACCCATGGAGGCAGAAGTGATCAGTGTGAGAAGAGCTCTAAGGCTGGGTCTCCTACACAGAGCTGTGTCTACAACCTCCCCAAGAGGAACCTCAGCCTCTCTGATGCTGGGACTTACTACTGTGCTGTGGCCTCATGTGGGGACATAGTGTATGGAGAGGGAACCGAGCTGGATATCAAATTAGTTGGCGAGGATCAGATGAGAATCTTGGTGCTTCTCTCCATCATGAGAACTGGAGTTCTATTCTGCTGTCTATTCATCGTTATTGTCTTCTGTTTCATAAAGAAATCCAGCTATCCATCTCTTTGA
- the LOC124487156 gene encoding uncharacterized protein LOC124487156 isoform X1: MPTLFLVLFGSVKAVMTLASIIHSDTLKTFTPGQTVDLECIITEELNYYHWFKLTPGQAPVCMVSFYVNSVEPTLLGEFNNKSRYTFRKIGSRLTMAISNAGMSDVGTYYCAVRNYDEITFGSGVYLMHEVSNSRSVVQQPVSESVQPGDSVTLNCTIPTETCSGEHSVYWFRHGSGESHPGILYTHGGRSDQCEKSPEAGSPTQSCVYNLPKRNLSLSDAGTYYCAVASCGEILFGNGTMLDVKLVDEDQMRILVLLSIIRTGVLLCCLIIFVTLYFKKK, from the exons ATGCCAACCCTATTTCTTGTGTTGTTTGGGTCCGTTAAAGCAG TGATGACACTTGCTAGTATTATTCACTCTGATACTCTGAAGACCTTTACTCCTGGACAAACAGTTGATTTGGAGTGTATCATCACCGAGGAACTGAACTACTACCACTGGTTCAAGTTGACCCCTGGACAAGCTCCTGTGTGCATGGTGTCTTTTTACGTCAACTCTGTGGAGCCTACACTCCTGGGGGAGTTCAATAACAAGTCCAGGTACACGTTCAGGAAGATAGGAAGCAGGCTTACTATGGCCATCTCTAATGCTGGGATGTCTGATGTAGGAACGTATTACTGTGCTGTTCGAAATTATGATGAAATCACCTTCGGCAGTGGAGTATATCTGATGCATGAGG TTTCCAACAGCAGGTCAGTTGTCCAGCAGCCAGTGTCTGAATCAGTCCAGCCAGGAGACTCTGTTACTCTGAATTGCACAATACCCACTGAGACCTGTTCTGGAGAACACAGTGTCTATTGGTTCAGACATGGCTCAGGAGAATCCCATCCAGGAATTCTTTACACCCATGGAGGCAGAAGTGATCAGTGTGAGAAGAGCCCTGAGGCTGGGTCTCCTACACAGAGCTGTGTCTACAACCTCCCCAAGAGGAACCTCAGCCTCTCTGATGCTGGAACTTACTACTGTGCTGTGGCCTCATGTGGAGAGATTCTGTTTGGAAATGGGACCATGCTGGATGTTAAATTAGTTGATGAAGACCAGATGAGAATCCTggtccttctctccatcatAAGAACCGGAGTTCTACTGTGCTGCCTGATCATCTTTGTCACTCTTTATTTCAAGAAGAAATAG
- the LOC124487157 gene encoding uncharacterized protein LOC124487157 isoform X2, protein MNSPFHVFKRTNCFHTICCVSRSAPRMKHTPFPALLVHWLCWTTVELGSTMVPSMVARPGDNVTLQCVHINRVEAHMAWFKQMDVYMSFTNVTFLEIKVSEDAINHGTKLCTDKDGSMSMFPLVLILGGVTAVFLLVILLLLFHISRGRDARNTGSISQQQDEQVQDSGELIYAPLKFTSKRKKGQRTRKMDLETQVVYAATR, encoded by the exons ATGAACAGTCCCTTTCATGTCTTTAAAAGGACTAACTGCTTTCATACCATATGCTGCGTGAGTAGATCAGCACCCAGGATGAAGCATACACCATTCCCAGCTCTTCTAGTGCACTGGTTGT GTTGGACCACTGTTGAGTTGGGTTCTACAATGGTCCCCTCAATGGTGGCACGTCCTGGGGATAATGTCACCCTCCAATGCGTCCACATCAACAGGGTTGAGGCACACATGGCCTGGTTCAAACAA ATGGATGTTTACATGAGTTTCACCAATGTGACATTCCTCGAAATCAAAG TTTCCGAGGACGCCATTAACCATGGTACAAAGTTATGCACAGACA AAGATGGAAGTATGAGTATGTTTCCACTGGTCCTGATCCTGGGTGGTGTGACTGCTGTCTTCCTCCTGGTCATCCTCCTACTGCTTTTTCATATCAGCCGAGGCAGAGATGCACGCAACACAG GTTCTATCTCTCAACAACAAGATGAACAG gtccaAGATTCTGGTGAACTGATTTACGCACCTTTGAAGTTTACCTCCAAGAGAAAGAAGGGACAAAGAACAAGAAAGATGGATCTGGAAACTCAAGTGGTGTACGCTGCCACAAGATGA